A single window of Pseudarthrobacter defluvii DNA harbors:
- a CDS encoding lysophospholipid acyltransferase family protein: protein MAWSRPVGWILDHLVYRTSVTGRSNVPTGGPVIFAANHISLLDGPVMFGAAPRPMHILVKQEMFKGLLGKVLTASGQLPVDRRGDRAALQRCKDVLDAGRCVGILPEGTRGSGAAADINGGVAWLALNSGAPVVPVAILGTRRGDEHLDFVPRPGRRFHVSFGSALTLARRAGETGRASMDRAAREIRAALAGHVQDTIQLSGQPLPFADTKDLTAVAGTPADDH, encoded by the coding sequence ATGGCGTGGAGCAGGCCGGTGGGCTGGATCCTCGACCATCTGGTCTACCGGACCAGTGTGACCGGCAGAAGCAACGTGCCCACCGGCGGCCCGGTGATTTTCGCGGCCAACCACATCAGTCTCCTGGACGGGCCAGTGATGTTCGGCGCCGCGCCCCGGCCCATGCACATCCTGGTGAAGCAGGAGATGTTCAAAGGTCTCCTGGGCAAGGTTCTGACCGCCTCCGGCCAGCTTCCGGTGGACCGCCGGGGCGACCGCGCTGCGCTGCAGCGCTGCAAGGACGTGCTCGACGCCGGGCGGTGCGTTGGGATCCTCCCTGAAGGAACCCGGGGGAGCGGGGCAGCCGCGGACATCAACGGCGGCGTGGCCTGGCTGGCGCTGAACTCCGGGGCGCCGGTGGTGCCGGTTGCCATCCTGGGCACCCGCCGGGGCGATGAGCACCTGGACTTTGTTCCGCGGCCCGGGCGCCGTTTCCACGTCAGCTTTGGGTCCGCCCTCACATTGGCCCGCCGGGCAGGCGAAACCGGGCGTGCTTCAATGGACAGGGCGGCGCGGGAGATCCGTGCAGCGCTGGCAGGGCACGTCCAGGACACCATCCAACTCAGCGGGCAGCCCCTGCCTTTCGCTGACACCAAAGATTTGACAGCAGTAGCCGGGACGCCGGCAGATGACCACTAA
- a CDS encoding prephenate dehydrogenase, producing MSAFKSQGRGHLDGPVVVIGTGLLGTSIGLGLRGRGVPVFLSDPSPTNQAVAVDIGAGRPLSELGDASPQLVVVAAPPDVTADVVLAALSTYPDAVVIDIASVKAHILARLRESGVDLSRYVGTHPMAGREKSGPVAARGELFTSMPWVLCPSEETSGAALQVARSLASDLGAVVSQFTADEHDEAVALVSHLPQVMSSLLASRLQGTPLHALSLAGNGLRDVTRIAASDPTLWVQILGGNADKVVEILYGVREDLNRLIGTLEDPTAPGARLDLAQLMSEGNAGQARIPGKHGGPPQAYAWLTVLVDDKPGQIARLLTEIGEIGVNLEDLRLDHSSGQNVGMVEISVLPNKHDHLIEALNDRGWRVLQ from the coding sequence ATGTCGGCGTTCAAAAGCCAGGGCCGCGGCCACCTGGACGGCCCGGTGGTGGTCATCGGTACCGGGCTGCTGGGCACCAGCATCGGGCTGGGCCTGCGGGGGCGCGGTGTGCCCGTATTCCTTTCCGACCCGTCGCCCACCAACCAGGCGGTGGCCGTGGACATCGGTGCCGGCCGCCCGTTGTCCGAACTCGGCGACGCGTCGCCGCAGCTTGTGGTGGTGGCTGCTCCGCCTGACGTGACGGCCGACGTCGTCCTCGCCGCCTTGTCCACCTACCCGGATGCTGTGGTCATCGATATCGCCAGCGTGAAGGCGCACATCCTGGCCCGGCTGCGGGAATCCGGCGTGGACCTGTCCCGCTACGTGGGGACCCACCCAATGGCGGGACGGGAAAAGTCCGGCCCGGTGGCGGCACGCGGTGAACTTTTCACCTCCATGCCCTGGGTGCTCTGCCCCTCGGAGGAAACGTCCGGTGCCGCCTTGCAGGTGGCCCGCTCGCTCGCCTCGGACCTTGGGGCCGTCGTCTCGCAGTTCACGGCGGACGAACACGACGAAGCTGTTGCGCTGGTCTCGCACCTGCCCCAGGTGATGTCCTCGCTGCTGGCCAGCCGGCTGCAGGGAACTCCGCTGCATGCGCTGTCCCTGGCGGGCAACGGCCTGCGCGACGTCACCAGGATCGCAGCCAGCGACCCCACCCTGTGGGTCCAGATCCTTGGCGGCAACGCGGACAAGGTGGTGGAGATCCTTTACGGTGTCCGGGAAGACCTGAACCGGTTGATTGGAACCCTGGAGGACCCCACCGCACCCGGGGCACGGCTGGACCTCGCGCAGCTGATGAGCGAGGGCAACGCCGGACAGGCGCGCATCCCCGGGAAACACGGCGGCCCGCCGCAGGCCTACGCGTGGCTTACCGTCCTGGTGGATGACAAACCCGGCCAAATCGCCCGGCTGCTCACCGAGATCGGGGAGATCGGCGTCAACCTGGAGGACCTGCGGCTTGACCACTCGTCGGGCCAAAACGTGGGTATGGTGGAAATCTCCGTGTTGCCGAACAAGCACGACCACCTGATCGAAGCTCTCAACGACCGCGGATGGCGGGTACTTCAGTAA